From Alteromonas sp. RKMC-009, one genomic window encodes:
- a CDS encoding TonB-dependent receptor yields the protein MKTSLSPLFLAVVGALGFTSAAFAQQETENTNTGNSEVERIVVTGVPGGTPTRKVDTSFAITNMSEEYIKRLAPKSTADIFKAVPGVWAESSGGQSGANIFVRGFPGGGDAPFVTLQLQGVPVFTPPTLSFLENSSLFRMDETISFMDALRGGPNSVLSNGQPGLTSNFLLKEGSEETEGLIKYTGSDYNLKRVDGLVSGELAEDLYFMAGGYVYTSPGIRDTGFDTEDGKQFTLNITKELDNGKFSVFTRVTDDHGIWYLPSALNAQGVDNSYVQLGTLNRQSQIQVGADGEVMNVDLGKGRGWKGSVTGGNLQLDLGNGWTLADKFGYTKGDANTYGLVPEGGAVKLATVADNGESATGVVTGTEYAGDTDVQMFGSWVVLKEIEGLSNDLTFGKAFDQGKFTFGYFTSSFSSDDWWSIGNQSYYVVGNGGEMLTGIDCNDNADSCSWNYDINATGDGSSDAFYAAVDYKLTEDLTVDVGVRSEKHEVQYTVDEGLTGVVSKAVDYSKSDIAWTAGANWQFEKNKGVFFRASEGFKMPYFDDFRDNYGAYTSGEDLIQQVTQYELGYKMASQSFSLYATGFFNEVEGDTFVARPGAPAEVLTNEAYGVELDVAYYADNGFSVTVNATVQETEITASPTNQGNEAQRQPGWQVRLTPSYDFMLGDVESTVYATIFAVDDRFGDNGNTVVLEGYEQIDLGWNVFLSEDLELQLNVQNLTDEEGLTEGDPRNPSSPNGRYILPRNATFSVSYRF from the coding sequence ATGAAAACCTCTCTATCTCCTTTGTTTTTAGCAGTTGTTGGCGCACTCGGCTTTACCTCAGCCGCGTTTGCCCAGCAAGAGACAGAAAACACAAACACCGGTAACAGCGAAGTAGAACGTATTGTTGTAACAGGTGTCCCCGGCGGCACCCCTACCCGTAAAGTAGACACCAGTTTTGCAATCACCAATATGTCTGAAGAATATATCAAACGACTTGCCCCTAAGAGTACAGCTGATATTTTCAAAGCCGTACCGGGTGTTTGGGCGGAATCATCAGGCGGTCAGTCTGGTGCGAACATTTTCGTCCGGGGATTTCCGGGAGGTGGTGATGCCCCATTCGTTACCCTTCAATTGCAAGGTGTGCCTGTTTTTACACCGCCAACATTGAGTTTCCTTGAGAACTCCTCGCTTTTTAGAATGGATGAAACCATTTCGTTTATGGATGCGTTGCGTGGTGGTCCTAACTCGGTGTTGTCAAACGGTCAGCCCGGCCTGACATCTAACTTCTTACTGAAAGAAGGCTCAGAAGAAACCGAAGGTCTTATCAAATACACAGGTTCAGATTACAACCTGAAGCGTGTAGACGGCCTGGTAAGTGGTGAACTGGCTGAAGATCTTTATTTCATGGCGGGCGGCTATGTGTATACCTCGCCGGGGATCCGTGACACGGGTTTCGACACTGAAGACGGCAAGCAATTTACCCTGAATATCACAAAAGAACTGGATAACGGTAAGTTTTCAGTGTTTACCCGCGTGACCGATGATCACGGTATCTGGTATCTGCCAAGTGCTTTGAATGCGCAGGGCGTGGATAACTCTTACGTACAATTAGGTACGCTGAACCGTCAGTCTCAAATTCAGGTGGGCGCAGATGGCGAAGTCATGAATGTCGACCTGGGTAAAGGTCGTGGCTGGAAAGGCTCAGTTACCGGCGGTAATCTGCAACTGGATTTAGGCAACGGCTGGACCCTGGCTGACAAATTCGGCTACACCAAAGGCGATGCAAACACGTACGGCCTGGTGCCTGAAGGTGGCGCAGTGAAGCTGGCTACTGTTGCTGATAACGGTGAGTCGGCAACCGGTGTGGTAACCGGCACAGAGTACGCAGGCGATACTGATGTACAAATGTTCGGTAGCTGGGTTGTATTGAAAGAGATTGAAGGTCTGTCTAACGATCTGACGTTTGGTAAGGCTTTCGACCAGGGTAAATTTACTTTCGGTTACTTCACCAGTTCATTCTCTTCTGACGACTGGTGGTCTATCGGTAATCAGTCTTACTACGTAGTGGGTAATGGCGGTGAAATGCTCACCGGTATCGATTGTAACGACAACGCCGACAGCTGTAGCTGGAACTATGATATCAATGCAACAGGTGACGGCTCATCCGATGCATTCTACGCGGCAGTAGATTACAAACTGACAGAAGACTTAACCGTTGATGTGGGTGTGCGCAGTGAAAAACACGAAGTGCAGTACACCGTTGATGAAGGCCTGACCGGCGTTGTCAGCAAAGCGGTTGATTACAGCAAAAGTGATATCGCATGGACTGCGGGTGCAAACTGGCAGTTTGAAAAGAACAAAGGCGTATTCTTCCGTGCAAGTGAAGGCTTCAAAATGCCTTACTTCGATGATTTTCGTGATAACTATGGCGCGTACACATCAGGCGAAGATCTGATCCAGCAAGTTACTCAGTATGAGCTGGGTTACAAAATGGCCAGCCAGAGCTTCAGCTTGTATGCCACAGGTTTCTTCAACGAAGTTGAAGGGGATACCTTTGTTGCACGTCCCGGCGCGCCGGCAGAAGTGCTGACCAACGAAGCTTACGGTGTTGAATTAGACGTTGCTTACTATGCTGACAACGGCTTCTCTGTAACAGTTAATGCTACTGTGCAGGAAACCGAAATCACAGCGAGCCCGACAAATCAGGGTAACGAAGCGCAACGTCAGCCGGGCTGGCAGGTGCGTTTGACTCCAAGCTACGACTTCATGCTGGGTGATGTTGAATCCACGGTTTACGCAACTATCTTTGCTGTTGATGACCGCTTCGGTGATAACGGTAACACCGTTGTGCTGGAAGGTTATGAGCAAATTGATTTAGGCTGGAATGTGTTCCTGTCTGAAGATCTGGAGCTGCAACTGAACGTGCAAAACCTCACCGACGAAGAGGGGCTTACAGAGGGCGACCCGCGCAACCCGTCTTCACCTAACGGCCGTTACATTTTACCCCGTAACGCCACCTTCAGCGTGAGCTACCGCTTTTAA
- a CDS encoding LacI family DNA-binding transcriptional regulator produces MKSERNLTLSDLARIAGVSTSTASRALNDNPVIKQSTRERIQALAKEHNFSINAAASRLRTQRTNVVAVILNLIEHTEQSINDPFLLKVVGDLNQALNDKGYELLLSNSFMATDDWYNYFINSRRADGLIVVGQGKSEQKAIDAAKAGAPLVVWGDPNSQSGYPIIGSNNRLGGKLATQHLIESGHKRLVFLGDTGHAEMGERYAGYVEAHNEAGLEHDTALIFPIDLTSQAAYNKINETILQHGLNFDGIVACSDMVALGALKALKERYIAIPGEVGIVGFDDIAMAELLHPALTTIRQNTREAASVMVTQLLNQLNGKPAFSEVIDIELIVRKSAS; encoded by the coding sequence TTGAAATCTGAGCGTAACCTTACATTGTCTGATCTGGCCCGTATTGCAGGGGTTTCCACCTCCACCGCGTCGCGGGCACTGAACGATAACCCGGTGATTAAACAATCCACCCGGGAGCGCATTCAGGCGCTGGCAAAAGAGCATAATTTCAGCATCAACGCTGCCGCCAGCCGGTTACGCACCCAACGCACCAATGTGGTTGCCGTTATTCTCAACCTCATAGAACACACAGAACAAAGCATCAATGACCCTTTCCTGCTCAAGGTTGTGGGCGATCTGAATCAGGCTTTGAATGACAAAGGCTACGAGTTACTGTTATCGAACTCATTCATGGCGACAGACGACTGGTATAACTACTTTATCAACAGCCGCCGGGCTGACGGCCTGATTGTGGTAGGCCAGGGGAAAAGCGAACAGAAAGCCATAGATGCCGCTAAAGCCGGTGCGCCGCTGGTAGTCTGGGGCGACCCCAACAGCCAGTCAGGCTATCCCATCATTGGCAGTAATAACCGCCTGGGCGGTAAGTTAGCCACGCAGCATCTTATTGAAAGTGGTCACAAGCGCCTCGTGTTTTTAGGCGATACCGGTCACGCAGAGATGGGCGAACGCTACGCGGGTTATGTTGAAGCTCACAACGAAGCCGGTCTGGAGCACGATACAGCACTTATCTTTCCCATCGATCTCACCAGTCAGGCTGCCTACAACAAAATCAATGAAACCATCTTACAGCATGGCCTTAATTTTGACGGCATTGTGGCGTGTAGTGACATGGTTGCCCTTGGTGCACTCAAAGCACTGAAAGAGCGCTATATCGCTATCCCGGGCGAAGTAGGCATTGTTGGTTTTGATGATATTGCCATGGCAGAACTGCTTCATCCGGCGCTGACGACCATCCGCCAGAACACCCGTGAAGCCGCCAGTGTGATGGTGACACAACTGCTAAATCAGCTTAACGGTAAGCCGGCTTTTTCAGAAGTTATCGATATTGAACTGATTGTTCGCAAGTCCGCATCATAA
- a CDS encoding MFS transporter, with product MPRLLTITAIAASYFVFAILLNSVGTVILQSINTFGISKPEAATLEGFKDLTIAFVSFLVASFIPRIGYKLAMMAGLLLVSVACLLTPVTGEFIAVKLLFASIGAAFALVKVSVYALVGLLSHDTRSHSSLLNTIEGIFMVGVLSGYWIFSAFVDPLTPSSASWMEVYYWLTGLLVITFLLVLFSPLPAPDAAHKEQSAAAAFTGMIKLAWQPLVIIFVFSIFLYVLIEQGIGSWLPTFNNEVLHLPVDISVQITSLFALSIALGRLLAGQALRFINWFPFLLGCAVLMAGLILITLPLAQGHQNDAVSSLFDAPVAAFMLPLIGLLMAPLYPILNSVMLSALDTHKQAAMTGLIVVFSALGGTTGSLITGYLFEHAGGQQAFYMLLVPIAGIIASIFLFRQISSKDQTAIASC from the coding sequence ATGCCACGCCTGCTAACGATAACCGCTATTGCAGCAAGTTACTTTGTCTTCGCTATTCTGCTTAACAGCGTGGGTACTGTGATCTTGCAATCTATCAATACCTTCGGGATTTCCAAGCCTGAAGCAGCGACCCTGGAAGGGTTTAAAGATTTAACCATCGCATTTGTTTCCTTCCTTGTGGCTTCATTTATTCCCCGGATTGGTTACAAACTGGCAATGATGGCCGGATTGTTACTGGTGTCTGTTGCCTGCCTGCTGACCCCGGTCACCGGTGAATTTATTGCTGTCAAACTGCTGTTTGCCAGTATCGGCGCAGCGTTTGCACTGGTAAAAGTGTCGGTTTACGCCCTGGTAGGTTTGCTCTCTCACGATACCCGCTCCCACTCTTCTCTGCTGAATACTATCGAAGGCATATTTATGGTGGGCGTGCTGAGCGGATACTGGATTTTCAGTGCCTTTGTTGATCCGCTTACCCCCTCATCCGCAAGCTGGATGGAAGTTTACTACTGGCTGACCGGGTTACTTGTCATCACATTTTTACTGGTGCTGTTTTCGCCCCTGCCGGCGCCGGATGCCGCTCATAAAGAGCAATCTGCAGCGGCGGCTTTCACCGGTATGATTAAACTTGCCTGGCAGCCCCTGGTTATCATTTTCGTATTTTCGATTTTCCTGTATGTATTGATTGAACAGGGGATCGGCAGCTGGTTACCTACCTTCAACAATGAAGTGCTGCACCTTCCTGTAGATATCAGCGTGCAGATCACCAGCTTATTCGCTTTGTCTATTGCACTGGGCCGACTGTTAGCAGGCCAGGCGCTGCGTTTCATCAACTGGTTTCCCTTTTTACTTGGCTGTGCGGTATTGATGGCAGGTCTGATTTTGATCACATTGCCGCTGGCTCAGGGTCATCAGAATGATGCAGTTTCATCACTGTTCGATGCGCCGGTTGCCGCTTTCATGCTTCCTCTCATCGGCTTACTGATGGCCCCCCTCTACCCCATTTTAAATTCAGTGATGCTGAGCGCGTTGGACACCCATAAACAAGCCGCCATGACCGGCCTTATTGTTGTCTTTTCTGCACTGGGCGGTACAACCGGCTCTCTGATCACCGGCTATCTGTTTGAACATGCCGGCGGTCAGCAGGCGTTCTATATGCTGCTTGTGCCTATTGCCGGCATCATTGCTTCAATTTTTCTGTTTCGTCAGATCTCATCAAAAGATCAGACGGCCATCGCGTCGTGTTAA
- the treF gene encoding alpha,alpha-trehalase TreF, which produces MEVSAYLAKSHQLFSSQLFHRVQMAGLFADSKTFADAVPKQSVEAVLAAFDAQQPADDDALRAFIDAHFDLPEQAKEPDVQSDDVNTYIEKLWPQLTRPGGGVTEGSLLPLPCPYLVPGGRFREIYYWDSYFTALGLMESGHVELVRNMVNNFIALQQNVGLIPNGSRTYYNSRSQPPVLALMVRQLAGVAGDDADLNAFYLQALKREHAFWMNGYEDISDATTAIQRVVRMPDGELLNRFWDDSATPRPESYREDVEAAANMDDEEACAFYRNIRAACESGWDFSSRWLADPQHLLTIQTTDIVPVDLNCLMVILEQSIASLSRQVNGGQCQEAQLWEEVAEARATAVNKYCWQQDAGVYVDFNHKLSVQSTVHALSTVLPLFAGIADKYQAAAVAGALETRFLRNGGLVTSLCETRQQWDAPNGWAPLQWFAVQGLQSYEHDKLAAEVMSRWLNTVDTYYKANHTLMEKYNVEDIATSASGGEYEVQHGFGWTNGVTQVFAKALRTGTPASSAL; this is translated from the coding sequence ATGGAAGTTTCAGCGTATCTTGCAAAAAGCCACCAGCTTTTCTCAAGTCAATTATTTCATCGTGTGCAAATGGCAGGACTGTTTGCTGACAGCAAAACCTTTGCCGATGCAGTGCCCAAACAATCTGTAGAGGCTGTGCTGGCAGCATTTGATGCACAGCAGCCGGCAGATGATGACGCGCTGCGTGCATTTATAGATGCACATTTTGATTTACCGGAGCAGGCAAAAGAACCGGATGTTCAGTCGGATGATGTAAATACCTACATTGAAAAGCTGTGGCCACAGCTTACAAGACCCGGTGGCGGGGTAACGGAAGGCTCTTTGCTGCCCCTTCCCTGCCCGTACCTGGTCCCGGGAGGCCGCTTCCGTGAAATCTATTATTGGGACAGTTACTTTACTGCATTGGGACTGATGGAATCCGGCCATGTGGAACTGGTGCGTAATATGGTGAATAACTTTATCGCCTTGCAGCAAAACGTGGGATTAATCCCCAACGGCAGCCGCACCTATTACAACAGCCGCTCTCAACCGCCAGTGCTGGCTCTGATGGTCAGGCAGCTGGCAGGAGTAGCCGGTGACGATGCCGATTTGAATGCATTTTATTTGCAGGCATTGAAACGGGAACACGCTTTCTGGATGAACGGGTACGAGGACATCAGCGACGCTACCACTGCCATCCAGCGGGTGGTTCGCATGCCTGACGGCGAATTGCTGAACCGTTTCTGGGACGACAGTGCCACGCCCCGGCCGGAATCCTACCGTGAAGATGTTGAAGCGGCAGCCAATATGGACGATGAAGAAGCCTGCGCATTCTATCGTAATATCCGCGCAGCCTGTGAGTCGGGCTGGGATTTCAGTTCCCGCTGGCTGGCCGATCCACAGCACCTGCTCACCATTCAGACCACCGACATTGTGCCGGTAGATTTGAATTGTCTGATGGTCATCCTCGAACAGAGCATTGCCTCACTCAGCCGGCAGGTTAACGGCGGGCAATGTCAGGAAGCGCAGTTATGGGAAGAGGTTGCAGAGGCACGGGCAACGGCGGTCAACAAGTATTGCTGGCAGCAGGACGCCGGTGTGTATGTTGATTTCAATCACAAACTCAGTGTGCAATCAACGGTGCACGCTTTATCAACCGTTTTACCTTTGTTTGCCGGTATTGCAGACAAATATCAGGCGGCTGCAGTAGCCGGTGCACTGGAGACGCGGTTTCTTAGAAATGGCGGACTGGTCACCTCTTTATGTGAAACCCGTCAGCAGTGGGATGCACCGAACGGCTGGGCGCCACTGCAGTGGTTTGCGGTACAGGGATTACAGTCATATGAACATGATAAGTTAGCCGCTGAAGTGATGTCCCGCTGGTTAAATACGGTGGATACCTATTACAAAGCCAACCATACGCTGATGGAGAAATACAATGTGGAAGACATTGCCACCTCTGCCAGCGGCGGCGAATACGAAGTACAACATGGCTTCGGCTGGACCAATGGTGTAACGCAGGTTTTTGCCAAAGCGCTGCGCACCGGCACGCCTGCCAGCTCTGCTTTGTAA
- a CDS encoding DUF2780 domain-containing protein gives MKVQSVAALAALGFILSAPVNAASSLQDLKKALTKTETTESATASASESVDLSGLISSVSSNLGVTEAQSEGGLASLFNYVKGNLSGTDYSELAGNIPGLEGLLSSVPETSGSSSSKSDALSGLLNKASEYSSTAKSINDLKQQFEALGLTPEMISSFVSQASSYFKSENNTETQSIFQSGLDNLLSAL, from the coding sequence ATGAAAGTACAATCTGTTGCCGCTCTGGCTGCACTGGGATTTATATTATCGGCCCCTGTAAATGCTGCATCATCATTGCAGGATTTAAAGAAGGCGCTTACTAAGACGGAAACTACAGAATCCGCAACGGCCAGCGCATCTGAATCAGTAGATTTATCAGGTTTAATCAGCTCAGTCAGCAGCAATTTAGGTGTAACTGAAGCGCAATCGGAAGGCGGACTGGCTTCTCTGTTTAATTATGTGAAAGGGAACCTTTCTGGTACGGATTACAGTGAACTTGCCGGCAACATTCCCGGCCTGGAAGGCTTATTATCCAGCGTACCGGAAACATCCGGTTCTTCATCTTCAAAGTCTGATGCCTTGTCCGGCTTGCTGAATAAGGCGTCTGAATACAGCAGTACGGCGAAATCTATCAACGATCTGAAGCAGCAGTTTGAAGCACTGGGCCTGACGCCGGAAATGATCAGCAGCTTTGTCTCTCAGGCCAGCAGCTATTTCAAGAGTGAAAATAACACCGAAACCCAGTCTATTTTCCAATCAGGACTGGATAATTTGCTCTCCGCCCTTTAG
- a CDS encoding DUF748 domain-containing protein, producing the protein MHSQNRISSFSRKPLWLRLSVYFLLIYLIYALLAGVVLPAVLKATVPDKLTDMLGREVTVKDISVNPFLLRAEVSDFSIKEAERNENFFAFQALTVDLGFWQTLTSFTPTVENIALHAPYVQLHRLTGGENTRLNVSDIMDTLAKNAQPEEPETAPEEQAGIPHIRLNHFTLQNGHILLSDAVTGARLDYPELDITLTGLDTLATITEQSGKSADSPEAKSSETGSSETDNAYAFQLNTAEGGKVNLKGDFQLSPLVFNSDIRLSDIALAPLWPLSNDIIDVELTDGRVDLALAFSLFEDNASLNVTVKDGSFGLHSLTLARQDEPKITVPALAVDGIEASLADKSISVDKIAVADMQVNALFDDDGLDLQRYLLPNTAPSTGSTPPATSTQASGSAGSSSAHTPASEEESGWHVVLNAFEFTGGEVALNEKAIADNMFWRIFNINLTTGPVDSQFTSPVHYNLALSTSGNPEGFATEATGTLRSEGDIDVTAQQVKGALTLEDFLLSPLQQYISTYANVVMESGRLSTQSSFTADASGTADVNASVSLADLAILDNQKKAPLLKWQALDVANLAFNTTANTLSIDNVMLREPFAKLVIDENKHTNISDIIVSRPPATEDSGAVSVQAAQEESAQVEGAENEESDTPEKTADEKSQLAITVNQISIKNGNAYFADNSLTPRFASGIESLNGTVSQLDSISGKAAAVDIAGKIDNYAPVSLKGNIDPFSDALNLDLMFSVSGAELTSVNPYSGTYMGYYIDKGLLSLDVQYKLQGDALEGDNHVVIDQLTLGQKSDSEQALSLPLGLAVALLQDRNGVIDLGLEVSGDVDSPDFSFGSIILNAIGNLITKAVTAPFSFLASLVGSDDTLNEVTFAAGISELDDEATATLTTLAKALKKRPGLRLNIEGTVNAVTDAGVLAEKTLQDRLLTLSGARALPANLTASSYPVEGPLSDALKQAFTETLGISVEEERAKIIAQLTPSTNEKGDSEQTKQTPPEIDETRVQRALHIAMYNSLRSNIDIPPGQLAALADRRAKAVKRYLSNDAAIDANRLFQLNSRHHLQEDVSGATLTLEAD; encoded by the coding sequence ATGCATTCACAGAACCGGATCTCTTCTTTCAGCCGTAAACCCCTGTGGCTTCGTCTCTCCGTTTACTTTCTGTTAATTTATCTCATTTACGCGCTGCTGGCGGGCGTTGTATTACCTGCGGTACTGAAGGCCACCGTGCCGGATAAACTCACTGACATGCTGGGGCGGGAAGTCACCGTTAAAGACATCTCAGTGAACCCGTTTTTATTGCGGGCTGAAGTCAGTGACTTCAGCATAAAAGAAGCTGAGCGCAACGAAAACTTCTTTGCCTTTCAGGCGCTGACCGTCGATCTGGGTTTCTGGCAAACGCTGACCAGCTTTACGCCCACTGTTGAAAATATTGCCTTGCATGCACCCTATGTGCAATTGCATCGCTTAACTGGCGGAGAAAATACACGGCTGAACGTCTCTGACATCATGGACACGCTGGCAAAGAATGCGCAACCGGAAGAGCCTGAAACCGCCCCGGAGGAACAGGCTGGTATTCCACACATCAGGCTGAATCATTTTACACTGCAAAATGGCCACATTTTACTTAGCGACGCAGTCACCGGTGCCCGGCTGGATTACCCTGAGCTGGATATCACGCTTACCGGACTGGACACGCTGGCCACTATCACTGAACAGTCCGGCAAATCAGCAGACAGCCCCGAAGCAAAAAGCAGCGAAACCGGAAGCAGTGAAACTGACAACGCTTACGCCTTTCAGCTAAACACGGCAGAGGGCGGCAAAGTCAATCTTAAGGGTGACTTTCAGCTTTCACCGCTGGTGTTTAACAGTGATATCCGTTTGTCGGACATTGCACTGGCCCCCCTGTGGCCACTTTCGAACGACATAATAGATGTTGAACTGACAGACGGCCGTGTTGACCTGGCGCTGGCGTTTTCCTTATTTGAGGACAACGCGTCACTGAATGTGACCGTGAAAGACGGCAGCTTCGGATTACACTCTCTTACCCTTGCCCGTCAGGACGAGCCGAAGATTACCGTACCGGCACTTGCCGTTGACGGCATAGAGGCAAGCCTTGCGGATAAATCTATCAGCGTTGATAAGATTGCTGTAGCAGACATGCAGGTAAATGCCCTGTTCGACGATGATGGCCTGGATTTACAGCGCTATCTTTTACCAAATACGGCGCCTTCTACGGGTAGCACACCGCCGGCAACGTCAACGCAGGCATCCGGCTCCGCCGGCAGTAGCTCTGCCCACACGCCGGCCAGCGAGGAAGAATCAGGCTGGCATGTTGTATTAAATGCCTTTGAATTTACCGGCGGTGAAGTCGCACTGAACGAGAAAGCCATTGCTGACAATATGTTCTGGCGGATTTTCAATATAAACCTGACAACAGGTCCGGTTGATAGTCAATTTACCTCACCGGTTCATTACAACTTAGCGTTGTCCACCAGCGGCAACCCAGAGGGTTTTGCTACTGAAGCCACCGGCACGTTACGATCTGAAGGCGACATCGATGTGACGGCACAGCAGGTAAAAGGTGCACTGACGCTGGAAGATTTTCTTCTTTCGCCGCTGCAACAATATATCTCAACTTATGCGAATGTGGTAATGGAAAGCGGACGCCTCAGCACGCAGTCCAGTTTCACTGCTGACGCATCAGGCACAGCAGACGTAAACGCTTCTGTCAGTCTTGCTGACCTTGCCATTCTGGACAACCAAAAGAAAGCACCATTGCTTAAATGGCAGGCCCTTGATGTCGCCAATCTTGCGTTCAATACAACGGCGAATACATTGAGCATTGATAATGTGATGCTGCGTGAGCCGTTTGCAAAGCTGGTTATTGACGAAAACAAACACACCAATATCAGCGATATTATTGTGAGCCGCCCTCCGGCTACAGAAGACTCCGGCGCTGTAAGCGTACAGGCTGCGCAGGAAGAGTCTGCGCAGGTAGAGGGTGCAGAAAATGAGGAAAGCGATACGCCGGAGAAGACAGCAGATGAAAAATCACAGCTGGCTATAACGGTTAATCAGATCAGCATTAAGAACGGTAACGCTTACTTTGCCGATAACTCACTGACGCCCCGCTTTGCTTCAGGAATAGAATCGTTAAACGGTACTGTCAGCCAGCTGGACTCTATATCAGGGAAAGCGGCTGCCGTAGATATAGCGGGCAAAATCGATAACTATGCGCCGGTATCCCTCAAAGGCAATATAGACCCGTTCAGCGACGCCCTGAATCTTGATTTAATGTTCTCGGTAAGCGGTGCTGAGCTGACTTCGGTGAACCCTTATTCCGGCACCTACATGGGCTATTACATTGATAAAGGGCTGCTGTCGCTGGATGTACAATATAAGCTTCAGGGTGATGCGCTGGAAGGCGATAACCACGTAGTCATCGACCAGCTCACTCTTGGTCAGAAAAGTGACTCTGAGCAAGCCTTAAGTCTTCCTCTCGGGCTGGCCGTCGCGCTGTTACAGGATCGCAACGGTGTGATTGATTTAGGCCTGGAAGTCTCCGGTGATGTTGACAGCCCGGACTTCAGCTTTGGCTCGATTATCCTGAACGCCATTGGCAACCTCATCACCAAAGCCGTTACCGCGCCCTTCTCTTTCCTTGCCAGCTTAGTGGGCAGTGACGATACCCTTAACGAGGTGACTTTTGCTGCCGGTATCAGCGAGCTTGATGATGAAGCCACAGCCACGTTAACTACTCTGGCAAAAGCGCTGAAAAAGCGTCCCGGCCTGCGACTGAATATAGAAGGGACAGTGAATGCGGTAACCGACGCTGGTGTTCTGGCAGAAAAAACCTTACAGGACAGACTGCTGACGTTGTCCGGTGCCCGCGCACTGCCAGCGAACCTGACGGCCAGCAGTTATCCCGTCGAAGGCCCGCTATCTGATGCACTCAAACAGGCGTTTACGGAGACGTTGGGGATCTCTGTGGAAGAAGAACGGGCTAAAATCATCGCTCAGCTTACGCCGTCAACGAACGAAAAAGGTGACTCTGAGCAAACGAAGCAGACACCTCCGGAAATCGACGAAACACGGGTTCAACGGGCATTGCATATTGCCATGTACAACTCTTTGCGCAGCAATATCGACATTCCCCCGGGCCAGTTGGCAGCACTGGCAGACAGGCGCGCAAAAGCAGTAAAACGTTACCTGAGTAACGATGCCGCCATAGATGCCAACCGCCTGTTCCAGTTAAACAGCCGGCACCATCTGCAGGAAGATGTGAGTGGCGCAACGCTTACGCTGGAAGCGGATTAA